The following proteins are encoded in a genomic region of Oceanisphaera profunda:
- a CDS encoding nuclear transport factor 2 family protein has product MSQPTVAFLQAFGDALNRHDIDALLDMMTDDCVFNGVAGNELHGTSFVGPDAVRQGLSTAWKNAPDACWVDGEFYVIGDKGFMETTYKGTTADGLRTEARMIDVLTFRDGKIAIKNAFRKNRPPVNA; this is encoded by the coding sequence ATGAGCCAACCTACTGTTGCTTTTCTTCAAGCCTTCGGCGATGCCCTTAACCGTCATGATATTGATGCGCTGTTAGACATGATGACCGACGATTGTGTGTTTAACGGCGTGGCCGGCAATGAGTTGCATGGTACTAGCTTTGTGGGCCCCGATGCGGTGCGCCAAGGTCTTTCTACCGCGTGGAAAAATGCGCCGGACGCCTGCTGGGTTGATGGTGAGTTCTACGTGATTGGTGACAAAGGTTTTATGGAGACCACCTATAAAGGCACCACTGCAGACGGCTTGCGTACCGAAGCGCGCATGATTGATGTATTAACGTTTCGCGATGGAAAAATCGCCATTAAGAATGCTTTCCGCAAAAATCGCCCGCCTGTTAACGCTTGA
- a CDS encoding NAD(P)/FAD-dependent oxidoreductase encodes METVDLNNQAGVNAEQRTAPLKPYDPTYDPLKSENPGQGRDYAPTYWIGTAGEPPADDGPVQGDMDVDVVIVGAGFTGLTAAIFLAENYGIKATVLEANRTSWGCSTRNGGQAQCATGRLKRSQWIDRYGLDIAHKLHQECLDGMATFKELIKDIDCEPQPGGHLYIAHRDRQMPILEKEAKLLRETFNYDAQIMDGDTVKRDWFGDQEAVGAMHEPEGIGIHAGKLAFGYHLKARALGVKIHPASPVQSWETRGGVHYLTTPGGVVKARSVGMATGGYTSQGLHSQLKNRLLPVLSNSIVTRPLTDEEIAACNMHTRQVITDTRILRHYYRLLPDNRLQIGSRSAITGRDAPQEKYKNMLISDMHRKFPLLKGVKIDYSWWGWVDVSHDMMPRIFQPNPKETVYYALGYGGNGVMYSAQAGKRLAQLIAGDKIDMSLPIFNSKLPFPNVKEMVESQAFAPFRRLGQSVLYRWYSHQDERP; translated from the coding sequence ATGGAAACTGTAGATTTGAACAATCAAGCCGGTGTAAATGCAGAACAGCGCACCGCGCCGTTAAAGCCTTACGATCCCACTTACGATCCGCTTAAAAGCGAGAATCCGGGTCAGGGGCGTGACTATGCGCCGACTTATTGGATTGGCACTGCGGGTGAGCCACCCGCAGATGACGGTCCGGTGCAGGGTGATATGGACGTAGATGTGGTGATTGTTGGTGCCGGCTTTACTGGGCTGACGGCTGCCATTTTCTTAGCAGAAAACTACGGCATTAAAGCCACTGTGTTGGAAGCGAATCGTACTAGTTGGGGTTGTTCTACCCGTAATGGCGGACAAGCACAGTGTGCGACAGGCCGGCTAAAGCGTTCACAGTGGATTGACCGTTATGGTTTGGATATTGCGCATAAGCTGCATCAAGAATGCCTTGATGGCATGGCCACCTTTAAAGAGCTGATCAAAGATATTGATTGTGAACCGCAGCCCGGGGGGCACTTATATATAGCGCACCGTGATCGACAGATGCCAATCTTGGAAAAAGAAGCAAAACTACTGCGTGAAACCTTCAATTACGATGCGCAGATTATGGATGGTGATACGGTTAAGCGTGATTGGTTTGGCGACCAAGAAGCGGTCGGCGCCATGCATGAACCCGAGGGTATCGGCATTCACGCCGGTAAGTTGGCCTTCGGCTACCATTTAAAAGCGCGGGCGTTGGGGGTAAAAATTCACCCTGCCAGTCCGGTGCAGAGTTGGGAAACGCGCGGCGGCGTACATTATTTGACGACGCCTGGGGGAGTGGTGAAAGCGCGTTCAGTGGGGATGGCGACCGGTGGTTACACCTCTCAAGGTTTGCACTCCCAGTTAAAAAACCGCCTGTTGCCCGTGTTATCTAATTCTATTGTGACCCGTCCCCTGACCGATGAAGAAATTGCAGCTTGTAATATGCACACGCGTCAGGTGATTACCGATACTCGGATCTTACGCCATTATTATCGGTTGTTACCCGACAATCGCTTACAGATCGGCAGTCGTAGCGCCATTACCGGCCGCGATGCTCCGCAGGAAAAGTATAAGAATATGCTGATCAGCGATATGCATCGTAAATTCCCGTTACTGAAGGGGGTGAAGATCGACTATTCGTGGTGGGGATGGGTGGATGTTAGTCACGATATGATGCCGCGAATTTTCCAACCCAATCCGAAAGAAACGGTGTATTACGCACTGGGTTACGGCGGTAACGGTGTTATGTATTCGGCGCAGGCGGGTAAGCGTTTAGCCCAGCTGATTGCGGGTGATAAAATAGACATGAGTCTGCCTATTTTCAACTCTAAACTACCCTTCCCCAATGTGAAGGAAATGGTCGAGTCACAAGCCTTTGCGCCGTTTCGTCGATTGGGTCAGAGCGTCTTGTATCGCTGGTACAGCCACCAAGACGAGCGACCATAA
- the pdxR gene encoding MocR-like pyridoxine biosynthesis transcription factor PdxR, with amino-acid sequence MLLFHLDPNLTETLQRQLREKIANAILDGQIPLDKALPSSRKLANELKIARNTVVLAYEQLLDDGYLIAKSRSGYFVNADILQGHAEKQIRLNDIDAKPMSWETLLTVRPSLQQNIRKPKDWYNYDYPFLYGQLDPALFPTQHWRECSRDSMNVQAIRSWSVDHFDEDDPLLIEQIRTRLLPRRGVWAKPEQILITVGTQQALWMVAQLLLKPGRRFAMENPGYVDMYNIASLLTEDIQLQPVDDQGMQIDDSLSECQLVYVTPSHQSPTTVTMPLERRRQLLDLAEKDNFLIIEDDYNSEINYESNPTPALKSLDRHDRVIYVGSLSKTLAPGLRLGYMVAHPKLISEVRAIRRLMLRHPPTNNQRTLALFIERGYHDVLLRQIHRALKQRWECMSKALQTHLPQFSTHSNIGGTSFWLKAPADLDFRKLQALARKQSILIECGDIHHFDKSCSAHLRLGFSAIQAEKIEPGLERLARLVPLAMRER; translated from the coding sequence ATGCTCCTTTTTCATCTAGACCCTAATCTGACCGAAACTCTGCAACGCCAGTTACGCGAGAAAATTGCCAATGCCATTCTCGACGGGCAGATCCCTCTGGATAAAGCGCTGCCCTCCAGCCGCAAACTCGCTAATGAATTAAAAATTGCGCGTAACACCGTGGTTCTGGCCTACGAACAGTTACTTGATGACGGCTATCTGATTGCGAAAAGTCGCAGCGGTTATTTCGTCAATGCCGACATTCTGCAAGGTCACGCTGAAAAACAAATACGCCTTAACGATATTGATGCCAAGCCCATGTCGTGGGAGACACTATTAACGGTGCGTCCTTCATTGCAGCAAAATATTCGCAAACCCAAGGACTGGTATAATTACGACTACCCTTTCCTTTACGGCCAACTTGACCCAGCTTTGTTCCCGACCCAGCACTGGCGCGAGTGCAGCCGAGATTCCATGAATGTGCAGGCCATACGCAGCTGGTCGGTGGATCACTTTGATGAAGACGACCCGTTACTGATTGAACAGATCCGTACCCGACTGCTGCCAAGACGCGGAGTGTGGGCCAAACCGGAACAAATCCTGATTACGGTTGGCACCCAGCAAGCACTGTGGATGGTGGCGCAGCTATTACTCAAACCTGGCCGGCGTTTTGCTATGGAAAACCCCGGCTATGTAGACATGTATAATATTGCGAGCCTGTTGACCGAAGATATCCAATTACAGCCAGTGGATGACCAAGGAATGCAGATTGATGACTCTTTGTCTGAGTGCCAACTGGTTTATGTCACACCGAGTCACCAAAGCCCGACTACCGTCACCATGCCGCTAGAGCGCCGCAGGCAGCTATTGGATTTAGCAGAAAAAGATAACTTTCTAATTATTGAAGACGACTACAACAGCGAAATAAACTACGAGAGTAATCCCACCCCCGCGCTTAAAAGCTTAGACCGTCATGACAGGGTTATTTACGTGGGTAGTCTGTCAAAGACACTCGCACCTGGGCTACGCCTAGGCTATATGGTGGCGCACCCGAAATTGATCAGTGAAGTGCGTGCGATACGGCGTCTGATGCTGCGTCATCCGCCCACTAACAATCAGCGCACGCTGGCATTGTTTATTGAGCGCGGCTATCACGATGTCTTGTTACGCCAAATCCACCGCGCACTTAAACAACGCTGGGAGTGCATGAGCAAGGCTTTGCAAACCCATCTGCCCCAGTTCAGTACCCACTCGAATATCGGGGGTACTAGCTTCTGGCTGAAAGCGCCAGCAGATTTGGATTTTCGCAAGTTACAAGCGTTAGCCCGAAAACAGAGCATTTTGATTGAGTGTGGCGATATTCATCACTTTGATAAGTCGTGCAGTGCGCATTTACGACTCGGTTTTTCCGCCATACAGGCAGAAAAAATCGAGCCAGGCTTGGAACGCTTGGCTCGATTGGTACCGCTGGCGATGCGCGAACGCTAA
- a CDS encoding TRAP transporter substrate-binding protein — MRTYKLALPAIISAACLALSANAMAETWKMAIGDAAGGTQYELGESFAEELKKRTDGKVKVNLFPNGQLGSEQDTLNNASMGMLDLSILAINNITPFSPTVGVLTLPYVIHGAEDAKLLTQGDVGKELTENTIRDAGVRIVGWAYSGCRRLTNSVRPVASPADLKGMVIRVPKNEIMIASYQAWDVNPNPMAWSETFTALQQGVVHGQDNPYITIDAMKFYEVQKYITNSCYVFSLEPLVIGEGKFQSLSPDMQTTVLEAGKAATDHSYDYLLAQEEGIKKRLVEDHGMTITEPADNESEWIAKASTIWPDFYKSIGGKDKLDEVLQVLGREPAPEK; from the coding sequence ATGCGTACATATAAATTAGCACTTCCTGCCATTATTTCAGCGGCCTGTTTGGCACTAAGCGCCAACGCTATGGCTGAAACCTGGAAAATGGCCATTGGTGATGCTGCGGGTGGCACCCAGTATGAACTTGGAGAAAGCTTTGCCGAGGAGTTAAAAAAACGTACTGACGGTAAGGTCAAGGTTAACTTATTCCCTAACGGCCAGCTTGGTAGTGAACAAGATACCCTCAATAATGCCAGCATGGGTATGCTGGATTTGTCTATTTTGGCCATCAATAACATCACTCCATTTTCGCCTACGGTAGGCGTTTTGACCTTACCTTACGTTATTCACGGAGCGGAAGATGCCAAACTTCTGACTCAAGGTGATGTTGGCAAAGAGCTGACGGAAAATACCATTCGTGATGCTGGCGTACGTATTGTGGGCTGGGCTTACTCAGGTTGTCGTCGCCTGACCAACTCGGTCAGGCCAGTGGCATCCCCAGCAGATCTCAAAGGCATGGTGATTCGAGTGCCAAAGAACGAGATTATGATTGCTTCTTATCAAGCATGGGACGTCAATCCTAACCCAATGGCTTGGTCTGAAACCTTTACTGCATTGCAACAGGGTGTAGTACATGGCCAAGACAACCCCTACATCACCATTGATGCCATGAAGTTCTACGAAGTTCAGAAATATATCACCAATAGCTGCTACGTGTTTTCTTTGGAGCCGCTCGTAATAGGTGAAGGTAAGTTTCAGAGTCTGAGTCCAGACATGCAAACCACAGTGCTTGAAGCCGGTAAGGCTGCCACTGATCACAGTTATGATTATTTACTGGCTCAAGAAGAAGGGATCAAAAAGCGTCTGGTAGAAGATCATGGCATGACGATTACCGAGCCTGCCGATAATGAAAGTGAGTGGATCGCGAAAGCCTCTACTATTTGGCCTGATTTTTATAAGAGCATTGGCGGTAAAGACAAGCTTGATGAAGTTCTACAAGTTCTAGGCCGTGAGCCGGCACCAGAAAAGTAA
- a CDS encoding TRAP transporter small permease, producing the protein MKNNLFKFIDNIESYLCQLLLVVFVVLLFLQIVLRNIFSYSIPWGDELATYAFVWFAYLGAVYATKMSAHNRVTFQFKFFPPWVEVFCAVLTDLIWIGFNAFFVYLSYDFVFNKMNLFWKSQTMGVPMKYFYLILPIAFTAMTLRIIQNNYLRFVKKVDLIDPEAKALEEMTKGEKAGENNQAMGEK; encoded by the coding sequence ATGAAAAATAATCTGTTCAAGTTCATCGATAATATCGAGAGCTATCTTTGTCAGTTGCTCTTGGTGGTCTTTGTTGTTTTATTGTTTCTCCAAATTGTACTGAGAAATATATTCAGCTATTCGATACCGTGGGGGGATGAACTGGCGACCTATGCGTTTGTTTGGTTCGCTTATTTGGGCGCCGTGTATGCCACAAAAATGTCCGCCCATAACCGAGTTACTTTCCAGTTTAAATTTTTCCCGCCCTGGGTAGAAGTTTTTTGCGCCGTACTCACAGATCTTATTTGGATCGGCTTTAACGCATTTTTTGTCTATCTAAGTTACGACTTCGTCTTCAATAAAATGAACCTATTTTGGAAGTCCCAAACCATGGGCGTTCCAATGAAATACTTCTACTTAATTCTGCCTATTGCTTTTACCGCAATGACGCTGCGCATTATTCAAAATAATTACCTTCGTTTTGTGAAGAAGGTAGACCTTATCGACCCTGAAGCCAAAGCCCTTGAAGAGATGACCAAAGGTGAAAAAGCAGGTGAAAACAACCAGGCCATGGGAGAAAAATAA
- a CDS encoding TRAP transporter large permease, which translates to MESTLIYVLFGAFFLLLVLGAPIAVSLAVAALATYLTLGENPLAFVQMAFTSVGAFPLMALPAFILAGALMEAAGISKRLVDIAEAFAGPMTGGLGAATIFACMFFGAISGSGPATTAAVGMLMIPAMAKRGYNKGYASAVTASSGGLGVVIPPSIPMVIFGISGMGLQPPPEAVALHGSFQTLSIPKLFIAGVVPGIVMASFLLLVNYVISRKKGYRGLSDTWSFSDIKTALRKGVWSMLAPIIILGGIYTGLFTPTESAIVAIVYTLIVGVFLHKELLLKSALRTLETTTWITGRVLLILFTATVFGRLLVENRVPAIIADSMLGFTDNTYLIWAMIIFFLLFVGMFMETLAAIMILTPVLLPIMYMLGMDPVHVGIVVVCSLAIGFQTPPLGENLFVASGIGGASIEEISIKALPFAAASITAVFVIAYFPQLSLWLPSLMGY; encoded by the coding sequence ATGGAATCCACACTAATCTACGTCCTGTTCGGTGCGTTTTTCTTGCTGTTGGTATTGGGTGCTCCTATTGCGGTGTCCTTAGCAGTGGCAGCGCTGGCTACTTATTTGACCTTGGGTGAAAATCCGCTGGCGTTTGTACAAATGGCCTTTACGTCGGTGGGCGCTTTTCCCTTAATGGCGTTGCCCGCGTTTATTCTGGCGGGGGCGCTGATGGAGGCGGCCGGGATTTCGAAACGGCTGGTGGACATTGCTGAGGCATTTGCCGGCCCCATGACCGGCGGCCTAGGTGCGGCAACCATATTTGCCTGCATGTTCTTTGGGGCTATTTCTGGCTCCGGCCCTGCGACTACTGCTGCAGTCGGGATGCTGATGATCCCCGCGATGGCAAAGCGCGGTTATAACAAAGGCTATGCGTCAGCGGTTACTGCTTCTTCCGGGGGATTAGGGGTAGTGATCCCGCCGTCAATTCCGATGGTTATCTTTGGTATTTCTGGAATGGGTCTGCAGCCACCACCGGAAGCAGTGGCTTTACACGGTAGTTTCCAGACGCTGTCTATCCCTAAGTTATTTATTGCTGGTGTGGTGCCGGGTATCGTTATGGCCAGTTTTCTGCTGCTCGTTAACTACGTTATTTCGCGCAAAAAAGGTTACCGCGGACTGAGTGATACCTGGTCCTTCAGCGACATTAAGACGGCGCTGCGCAAGGGCGTATGGTCGATGTTGGCCCCCATCATTATTTTGGGCGGCATTTACACCGGGCTGTTTACGCCTACCGAATCAGCCATTGTGGCCATTGTGTACACGCTGATTGTGGGTGTGTTCCTGCATAAAGAACTGCTGCTGAAGTCGGCGCTACGAACATTGGAAACCACCACTTGGATCACCGGGCGGGTGTTACTGATCTTGTTTACTGCGACCGTCTTTGGCCGCCTGCTGGTGGAGAACCGAGTACCGGCGATTATTGCGGATTCTATGCTGGGCTTTACCGATAACACCTACCTCATCTGGGCGATGATCATCTTTTTCCTGCTCTTCGTCGGCATGTTCATGGAAACCCTGGCCGCGATCATGATTTTGACCCCAGTACTGCTACCCATTATGTACATGTTGGGTATGGATCCCGTGCATGTGGGCATAGTGGTGGTGTGTTCATTAGCGATCGGTTTCCAGACGCCGCCACTGGGTGAAAATCTATTTGTGGCCTCGGGGATCGGGGGGGCCTCGATAGAAGAAATATCGATTAAAGCGCTCCCGTTCGCAGCAGCATCTATTACCGCGGTATTCGTTATCGCCTACTTCCCGCAATTGTCACTGTGGTTACCTTCCCTCATGGGCTACTGA
- a CDS encoding universal stress protein translates to MTKKINRILCSIGMRGNCDNVIEHGINLALATDSSLNILHVVKSLAEDVMNTLKVNIRDRDVLGSLMEQRIEQSRDKLAAELEAFWVRFPKMREAMKDREITLTVLEGDPASVITHFANIGKFDLIVMAANKRSYIATYAGRVTKGVIKRAKVPVVVVPVARP, encoded by the coding sequence ATGACGAAGAAAATCAACCGTATTTTATGCAGTATCGGCATGCGGGGTAATTGCGACAACGTCATTGAACATGGCATCAATCTCGCGTTGGCCACAGATTCCAGCCTGAATATTCTGCACGTGGTTAAATCATTGGCAGAAGATGTGATGAATACCCTGAAAGTGAATATCCGAGATCGCGATGTGCTCGGTTCACTCATGGAGCAGCGTATCGAGCAATCCCGCGACAAGTTAGCCGCGGAGCTGGAGGCCTTTTGGGTGCGCTTCCCCAAGATGCGTGAAGCGATGAAGGATCGCGAGATCACACTCACTGTCTTGGAAGGCGATCCCGCATCAGTGATCACGCATTTTGCCAATATCGGTAAGTTCGACTTGATTGTGATGGCGGCCAATAAACGCAGTTATATTGCGACTTACGCCGGCAGGGTCACCAAGGGGGTGATCAAGCGGGCCAAAGTTCCAGTGGTAGTTGTTCCGGTTGCGCGGCCATAG
- a CDS encoding YeiH family protein: MSTIEMSKYSFKRLIEPGQRLMPGVIICVTIALATTFIADHYGGPTLLYALLFGMTLHFLTEEGRCLAGVEFTSRTILRLGVALLGVRITLDEVAALGIGPIFMVIAGVTLTIAVGALLARILGLSRDMGLLTGGSVAICGASAALALSAVMPRHETHERNTIMTVVAVTTLSTVAMIVYPLIVSMLGLSDSDAGIFLGGTIHDVAQVVGAGYMISEDAGAVATLVKLLRVAMLVPAVIVFIFLFRKNRAEGSSGKVPMLPGFLVAFVVIVLINSLGWIPTMAAELATDLSRWCLVAAIAGLGIKTSFQKLAVVGWKPVILMVAETVFLLVFVMACIYFGIGGL; this comes from the coding sequence ATGTCCACGATTGAAATGTCTAAGTATTCCTTTAAGCGGTTGATTGAACCTGGGCAGCGTTTGATGCCCGGCGTTATCATCTGTGTCACCATTGCCTTAGCGACCACCTTTATTGCAGATCATTATGGCGGCCCTACATTACTGTATGCGCTGCTGTTTGGTATGACACTGCATTTTCTTACCGAAGAAGGGCGCTGCCTAGCCGGTGTTGAATTTACCTCGCGTACTATACTGCGCCTTGGTGTGGCCTTGTTAGGGGTGCGTATTACCCTCGATGAAGTAGCAGCACTGGGTATTGGTCCGATATTTATGGTGATCGCGGGCGTGACCTTGACCATTGCCGTCGGGGCTCTGTTAGCTCGCATTCTGGGTTTAAGTCGTGATATGGGATTGCTGACTGGGGGCTCAGTGGCCATTTGTGGGGCGTCTGCGGCCTTAGCCCTGTCGGCGGTGATGCCGCGTCATGAAACCCACGAGCGTAATACTATTATGACGGTGGTGGCGGTGACGACCCTGTCTACCGTAGCGATGATTGTATATCCGCTGATTGTTAGCATGCTGGGGTTAAGTGATAGCGACGCGGGTATTTTTCTGGGGGGCACTATTCACGATGTAGCGCAGGTAGTGGGTGCCGGCTATATGATCTCTGAAGATGCGGGTGCTGTTGCTACCTTAGTTAAATTATTACGAGTCGCTATGCTGGTGCCGGCGGTAATCGTATTTATATTCCTGTTCCGTAAGAACCGTGCCGAAGGAAGTAGCGGCAAAGTTCCTATGCTACCGGGCTTTCTGGTCGCTTTTGTAGTGATAGTGCTGATCAACAGCCTAGGCTGGATCCCTACGATGGCAGCCGAGTTGGCCACCGATTTATCACGCTGGTGTCTGGTCGCAGCCATTGCAGGGCTAGGTATTAAAACTTCATTCCAGAAACTAGCGGTGGTGGGTTGGAAGCCGGTGATCTTAATGGTCGCAGAAACGGTATTTCTGTTAGTGTTTGTGATGGCGTGTATTTACTTCGGCATAGGGGGCTTGTGA
- a CDS encoding zinc-dependent alcohol dehydrogenase family protein: MMMPEKMQAVVYGGPGVKSLETVAAPKILQPTDAIVKIVKTTICGTDLHILKGDVPAVTKGRILGHEGVGVVAEVGSAVTRFKKGERVLISCVSACGKCHYCKKQLYAHCDNGGWILGHLIDGTQAEYVRIPHADNSLYPIPDGADEEALVMLSDILPTGFEIGVLYGAVQPGDTVAIIGAGPIGMAALLTAQFFSPAQLIMVDIDDSRLAMAKTFGATHTINSATQDAVTELMAMTTDGIDVVMEAVGIPATFDICQSVVRPGGHIANIGVHGTSVDLQLQELWIKNITLTTGLVNTNTTAMLLKNVQSGKLRPAELITHRFAFSDFMRAYEVFGNASTEQALKVIIDNS; encoded by the coding sequence ATGATGATGCCAGAAAAAATGCAGGCCGTAGTCTACGGCGGCCCAGGTGTGAAATCTTTAGAGACTGTCGCGGCCCCCAAAATTTTGCAGCCAACCGATGCTATCGTTAAAATCGTTAAAACCACGATTTGTGGCACCGACTTACATATTCTTAAAGGCGATGTGCCAGCAGTGACCAAAGGTCGAATTTTAGGCCATGAGGGAGTGGGCGTAGTAGCAGAAGTGGGCAGCGCCGTTACCCGCTTTAAAAAAGGTGAGCGAGTACTGATCTCTTGTGTCAGTGCCTGCGGTAAGTGTCATTACTGCAAAAAACAGCTCTATGCGCATTGCGACAATGGCGGCTGGATTTTGGGCCACCTAATCGATGGCACTCAGGCTGAGTATGTACGCATACCCCATGCAGATAACAGCTTATACCCTATACCCGATGGCGCCGACGAAGAAGCGCTAGTGATGCTCAGCGATATTCTACCCACAGGCTTTGAGATTGGTGTGCTCTATGGTGCTGTACAACCGGGTGATACGGTCGCCATTATTGGTGCTGGCCCCATTGGAATGGCAGCATTATTAACGGCGCAGTTTTTTTCACCGGCTCAGCTGATCATGGTGGACATAGACGACTCACGTCTTGCCATGGCTAAAACCTTTGGCGCCACCCACACCATCAATAGCGCAACTCAAGATGCCGTGACCGAACTCATGGCCATGACCACAGACGGCATTGACGTGGTGATGGAAGCGGTTGGGATACCAGCCACTTTCGATATCTGCCAAAGCGTAGTACGCCCGGGTGGGCATATCGCCAATATTGGCGTACATGGCACCAGTGTGGATTTACAGCTGCAAGAGCTGTGGATTAAAAACATTACTCTCACTACCGGCTTAGTAAACACTAACACCACCGCCATGCTGCTAAAAAACGTACAGTCGGGTAAATTAAGACCGGCTGAGCTCATCACCCACCGCTTCGCTTTCAGCGATTTTATGCGCGCCTACGAAGTATTTGGCAATGCCAGCACAGAGCAGGCACTTAAAGTAATCATAGATAATTCTTAA